Proteins encoded within one genomic window of Komagataella phaffii GS115 chromosome 3, complete sequence:
- a CDS encoding Evolutionarily-conserved tail-anchored outer mitochondrial membrane GTPase: MNEIRVVVCGDEGVGKSSLITSLLKEKFVENIQHLLPPVSIPRDYSSSPYTPDITILVDTDSSDIATLQKEIRQADVIWLVYSDNYSYERISLYWLNMFRSLGVNLPVVLCNNKCDLENSGPEEREQAIIDEMIPILKEFKEVESCIRCSAKLNYNVVQASYLCQRAVTYPISPLYDYKEGELKSQAILALKRVFYLSDKDHDEVLNDHELEVLQTKCFHKTIDINELQKIKSTVEGICAVGTFHGLTEEGFLALCKYYAQTGRHETIWGILRTFHYTDSLSLSDKVLYPRLDVNVHSSVELSPIGYEFLVNLFVLSDTDNDGGLSDQELDNLFKPTPGIPELWKDSNFPRTVVCNEQGYVTLQGWLAQWCMTTFLDYKVTLAYLGYLGFESPRGSVAALRVTKPRKTRTKDGKSYRCATNDRTVFNCFVLGAPKSGKTSLLEAFLERNFHETYSPTIKPRMVVNSVEVKGGKQCYLILEELGELTPAVLENQTRLNQCDILCYTYDSADPDSFQELVDLREKYPKLDELPVVFVALKADLDRQQQRCKHQPDSYTKSLLIQPPLHISFSWGSSLNELFIQLVETAVNPKLSTPGIEQDQENDSINSIAIVASVISGVILASIWYYRGK, encoded by the coding sequence ATGAATGAGATCAGGGTGGTTGTCTGTGGTGATGAGGGAGTAGGAAAGAGTAGTCTTATTACTTCGTTActcaaagagaaatttgttgaaaacaTTCAGCATCTTTTGCCTCCTGTGAGCATACCAAGAGACTATTCCTCATCTCCTTATACCCCAGATATAACAATTCTAGTTGATACAGACAGTTCAGATATCGCCACTTTACAAAAAGAGATACGACAGGCTGACGTGATCTGGCTTGTATACTCGGATAATTATAGCTATGAAAGGATCTCACTTTATTGGCTCAACATGTTTCGTTCTTTGGGTGTCAATCTGCCGGTTGTACTATGCAATAACAAATGTGATCTAGAAAACTCAGGCCCAGAAGAAAGGGAGCAAGCTATTATTGATGAGATGATTCCTATACTCAAGGAATTTAAAGAGGTGGAGTCTTGCATCCGTTGCAGTGCTAAACTAAACTACAATGTTGTTCAAGCATCCTACTTATGTCAAAGGGCTGTGACATATCCTATCTCTCCCTTGTACGATTACAAAGAAGGAGAGTTGAAATCACAGGCCATATTGGCCCTCAAGAGAGTATTCTATCTTTCGGACAAAGACCACGATGAAGTTTTGAACGATCACGAACTGGAAGTACTGCAGACCAAATGTTTTCATAAAACTATAGATATTAATGAGTTGCAAAAAATAAAATCCACCGTTGAGGGAATTTGTGCGGTAGGCACCTTCCATGGTCTTACTGAAGAAGGTTTCCTAGCTTTGTGCAAGTACTATGCACAAACAGGTCGCCACGAAACAATATGGGGTATTCTGAGGACATTTCACTATACGGATTCTTTATCTCTTAGTGATAAAGTTTTATATCCCAGATTAGATGTCAACGTGCATTCCAGTGTTGAGCTGTCTCCCATTGGTTATGAGTTTTTGGTCAACTTATTTGTGTTGTCGGATACTGATAACGATGGAGGCCTGAGTGATCAGGAGTTGGACAATTTATTCAAGCCCACCCCAGGCATCCCAGAACTGTGGAAGGACTCAAACTTCCCACGTACCGTGGTGTGCAATGAACAAGGATATGTTACTTTACAAGGGTGGTTAGCTCAGTGGTGCATGACAACGTTTTTAGACTACAAAGTGACATTGGCTTATTTGGGATACTTGGGATTTGAGTCACCAAGAGGCTCTGTTGCCGCACTTAGAGTCACCAAACCAAGGAAAACACGCACAAAAGATGGAAAATCATATCGATGTGCGACCAACGATCGAACTGTCTTCAATTGCTTTGTTTTGGGGGCACCCAAAAGTGGAAAGACCTCTCTCCTTGAAGCctttttggagagaaaCTTTCATGAAACGTACTCCCCTACAATCAAACCAAGAATGGTGGTAAATAGCGTTGAAGTGAAAGGTGGCAAACAATGCTACTTGATCTTGGAGGAATTAGGAGAATTGACTCCAGCAGTATTGGAAAATCAAACAAGACTGAATCAATGTGACATTTTATGCTATACCTACGATTCTGCTGATCCAGACTCATTTCAAGAATTGGTAGATTTACGTGAAAAATACCCGAAGCTAGATGAATTGCCGGTAGTCTTTGTTGCTTTGAAGGCAGACTTAGATAGGCAGCAACAGAGATGTAAGCATCAACCTGATTCCTACACAAAATCACTGTTAATCCAACCCCCATTACATATATCATTTTCTTGGGGTTCATCTCTGAACGAGTTGTTTATTCAACTAGTTGAAACTGCTGTCAATCCTAAACTTTCTACACCAGGAATTGAGCAAGATCAGGAGAACGACTCTATCAATTCAATTGCTATTGTAGCGAGTGTCATAAGCGGAGTGATTCTAGCTAGCATTTGGTATTACAGAGGAAAATAA
- a CDS encoding Alpha 7 subunit of the 20S proteasome translates to MSSIGTGYDLSNAIFSPDGRNFQVEYASKAVENAGTSIGIKCRDGVVLAVEKIQTSKLLVAGRNKRIQSIDRHIGVAYSGIIPDGRHFVNRGRDEAQSFKSLYKDPIKVPNLIDRVGLYVQNYTCANSVRPFGINAIVGGVDDDGAHLYMIEPSGVYWGYCGTAIGKGRQTAKAELEKLDLPNISVKDGVKEAARIIYLAHEDNKDKEFELEISWVSQSETGGRHEFIPQELFDAAVQYAQEEDDDEEEEDEDVEVQ, encoded by the exons ATG TCGTCTATTGGTACTGGATATGATCTTTCAAACGCCATTTTCTCCCCAGATGGTCGTAATTTCCAAGTGGAATACGCTTCTAAAGCAGTAGAAAATGCTGGTACCTCAATTGGTATTAAATGTAGAGACGGTGTGGTTCTTGCcgttgaaaaaatccaaacaTCTAAATTATTGGTAGCTGGTAGAAACAAACGAATTCAATCCATAGACAGACATATCGGAGTGGCTTACTCTGGAATTATCCCAGATGGCCGCCATTTTGTTAACAGGGGACGAGACGAAGcccaatctttcaaatctttgtaTAAAGATCCCATCAAAGTTCCTAACTTGATAGACAGGGTTGGTCTCTACGTCCAAAACTACACATGCGCTAACTCCGTTCGTCCATTTGGAATCAATGCAATCGTTGGAGGcgttgatgatgatggCGCTCACCTTTACATGATTGAGCCAAGTGGAGTTTATTGGGGCTATTGTGGTACCGCTATTGGCAAGGGAAGGCAGACGGCTAAAGCTGAGTTAGAGAAACTGGACCTGCCTAATATTTCAGTTAAAGATGGTGTTAAGGAAGCTGCTAGAATCATATATTTGGCTCATGAGGATAACAAAGATAAAGAATTCGAATTAGAGATTTCCTGGGTCAGCCAAAGTGAAACTGGTGGGCGACATGAATTCATTCCACAGGAACTGTTTGACGCAGCCGTGCAGTATgctcaagaagaagacgatgatgaagaagaagaggatgaagatgttgaagTTCAATAG
- a CDS encoding Subunit of the core complex of translation initiation factor 3(eIF3), essential for translation yields MTNEPEIDISSIDFSDLEKKYTVEDDGSYMNKFIIVDGAPIAPESKVPILTKVLKKLFSAVGELQDDSIHMPLEDGKTKGYLFIGYKTAEGANEAVKKLHGKKLDQQHRLLVNKFSDMDEYLTDFNDEFKEPATYKLPSTKVLDSWLLDEQARDQFSLEMGNIAGIYWYKHGFPPTPVVEPRVNWTELFTKFSPKGSYFLSVHKLGIHAWGGEDFKSIHKFYHPGVRLIDFSPDERYLVTLSPEPITLPAKNHPARASFPFKQEDVGNKLVIWDFQTGLPCRTFALPPDLEKEKKMTWPLVKWSYDSKYCARKGPGAIAVYEAPSFQLVNKKLLNAPGVAEFEWAPAGVRTETQKKGEEPEHLLAYWSPEQINLPAKVAVVQVPTNSIVRTVNLTNVTDCKLYWHDNGSYLCCKVDRHTRSKKTIFSYLEFFKVTKKDIPVIKLELKEAVTTFAWEPTSERFGIITTDDVQGTTPNKMNVSFYAPEISKGKVNTETVWRPFRTIGGKNSNAIVFSPKGRFVVAATLNAGSGDLDFYDLDFEGERNENDTKFKVKASFKQLAHHGYHGITHLQWEDSGRFVAGWSSVWKHTSDNGFKIYNFAGILQIEDQVEAFKKFSWRARPKSILTEEDKKKVEENLEQYSAQFEELDSMEADANLREIIMRRKKLLKEWKEYRDFVEAHLKELGLYEEEKKEDVEVIEEVREEILEEKEEIVD; encoded by the coding sequence ATGACAAACGAACCAGAAATCGATATCAGTAGCATCGACTTCTCcgatttggaaaagaaatacacCGTTGAGGATGATGGTTCTTACATGAACAAGTTCATTATTGTCGACGGGGCACCTATTGCCCCTGAATCGAAAGTCCCTATCTTAACCAAAGTGCTGAAGAAGTTATTCAGTGCTGTTGGTGAACTGCAAGATGATTCCATACACATGCCTTTGGAGGACGGAAAGACTAAAGGGTATCTCTTTATTGGATATAAGACAGCAGAGGGTGCCAATGAGGCTGTCAAGAAGTTGCACGGAAAAAAATTAGACCAACAGCACAGGTTGTTGGTCAATAAGTTTTCTGACATGGACGAGTACTTAACCGATTTCAACGATGAATTCAAAGAGCCTGCCACCTACAAACTCCCAAGCACCAAAGTCTTGGACTCTTGGTTATTAGATGAACAAGCAAGAGAtcaattttctttggaaatggGCAACATTGCTGGTATTTATTGGTACAAGCATGGATTTCCTCCAACTCCTGTCGTTGAGCCAAGGGTCAACTGGACTGAACTTTTCACAAAGTTTTCTCCCAAAGGTTCTTACTTTTTATCTGTTCACAAGCTAGGTATCCATGCTTGGGGAGGAGAGGACTTCAAGTCTATTCACAAGTTCTACCACCCAGGCGTTAGGTTGATTGATTTCTCTCCCGATGAAAGATACTTGGTTACTTTGTCACCAGAGCCGATTACACTCCCTGCTAAAAACCACCCTGCACGCGCTTCCTTCCCTTTCAAACAGGAAGATGTTGGAAACAAGCTGGTTATCTGGGATTTCCAAACCGGTCTTCCTTGTAGAACATTTGCTTTGCCTCCTGACCTggaaaaggagaaaaaaatgacCTGGCCTTTGGTTAAGTGGTCATATGATTCTAAATATTGTGCAAGAAAAGGTCCAGGTGCGATTGCTGTATATGAGGCTCCATCATTCCAATTGGTAAACAAGAAGCTTCTCAATGCTCCCGGTGTCGCTGAGTTTGAGTGGGCCCCTGCAGGTGTTAGAACAGAAACTCAAAAGAAGGGCGAAGAACCAGAACATCTCTTGGCGTACTGGTCGCCTGAGCAAATTAACTTGCCCGCTAAGGTTGCTGTCGTTCAAGTGCCTACTAATTCAATCGTGCGAACTGTTAACTTAACTAACGTGACAGACTGTAAACTATACTGGCATGATAACGGTTCTTACTTGTGCTGTAAGGTCGACCGTCATACTAGATCCAAGAAAACCATTTTCTCGTACCTGGAGTTCTTCAAGGTTACCAAGAAAGACATTCCTGTCATCAAATTAGAATTGAAGGAAGCTGTAACAACTTTTGCTTGGGAGCCCACCAGTGAAAGGTTTGGTATCATCACAACTGATGACGTTCAAGGTACCACTCCTAACAAGATGAATGTTAGTTTCTATGCTCCTGAAATTTCCAAGGGTAAAGTCAACACGGAGACTGTATGGAGGCCTTTCCGAACTATTGGGGGGAAGAATAGTAATGCTATTGTGTTCTCTCCTAAGGGTCGttttgttgttgctgcAACTTTGAATGCAGGCTCTGGAGACCTTGACTTTTATGATCTCGACTTTGAAGGAGAGCGCAATGAGAATGACACCAAGTTCAAGGTGAAGGCTTCTTTCAAACAACTAGCTCATCACGGATATCACGGAATCACCCATCTTCAATGGGAGGATTCTGGCCGTTTCGTTGCCGGATGGTCTTCCGTATGGAAACATACAAGTGACAACGGTTTTAAAATCTACAACTTTGCTGGTATCCTTCAGATCGAGGACCAAGTTGAGGcattcaagaaattctcATGGAGAGCAAGGCCTAAATCTATTTTGACAGAGGAggacaagaagaaagtgGAAGAGAACTTGGAACAATATAGCGCACAATTTGAGGAGCTGGATTCTATGGAAGCCGATGCTAATTTGAGAGAGATCATtatgagaagaaagaagctgCTCAAAGAATGGAAAGAGTACAGAGATTTCGTAGAAGCTCATCTAAAGGAGCTGGGACTGTACgaagaggagaagaaggaagatgTTGAGGTGATCGAGGAAGTAAGGGAGGagattctggaagagaaagaagaaattgtGGATTAG
- a CDS encoding DNA polymerase gamma yields MIIRRFVRHLSTSKSSIRINAVGIQHLAPSLQNQLFGKSSPRLDEDLINMAKRHLKSNNLIGKKSSLNDPIEIQLPSLQGNTLDEHFYKLGSASLEPYNPLIDELLNLNIIEPQFEFAFQSGWTRYAPGEPSEKVPYPLEDSYFFDVETMYKVSQYPVMAVALSDKAWYGWVSPYLTEESTTNDHLIPLNTFETEKFIVGHNVSYDRARALEEYNLKQTKAFWMDTMALHVSVSGMCTRQRGTWIKHNKKEQENTMSVASIKSKVQNEELQELLDSTSIEDPMLEDNPWINKSSLNSLERVAEFYCKIKLKKDIRNSFATEDPDELRGNFDELMQYCAKDVFATGKVFQKVYPKFKKLIPHPVSLAALKDISSCILPTTTKWEDYIETSERLYQESRRMIEKNLHVICEETVKLKDDPTKPWENDPWLSQLDWTIDPIRLTKKGEIHKNQKLPGYPNWYKQLIVKNELKLTTKTRTSPLLLKLAWNGNPLYWIQTQGWCFKVPKNKTEEYEKLNFVMVSLKKLSEDPGFESIRAEDLKNFTFVKVPHPDGPSARVTNCMTKSCLGFFEKGFLNSQYPLAKDALQMAVASSYWTSSRERIMNQFVVFEDDMGYILPQIIPMGTITRRAVENTWLTASNAKKNRLGSELKSLIEAPKGYCFVGADVDSEELWIASLIGDSVFKIHGGTAIGWMTLEGTKNEGTDLHSKTAKILGISRNEAKIFNYGRIYGAGIKFTTTLLKKFNPALSDAEAKATANALYTATKGISGRYDKKSIWYGGSESIIFNRLEAIAEMAHPKTPVLGAGITAPLQKANLSTNNFLTSRINWAIQSSGVDYLHLLIISMDYLIKLFDIDARLCITVHDEIRYLVKEEDKFRAAYALQISNLWTRAMFCQQLGINEVPQSCAFFSAVDLDFVLRKEVDLDCVTPSNPDPIPCGKSLDIYELLQQEDIKGADFPRTMHLNDVHYRKRTPVIEMFDKAVDDKTRKFMVSLQIAQDKTEFTKWKRSRGELIVH; encoded by the coding sequence ATGATTATAAGGAGGTTCGTAAGGCATTTGTCCACCAGTAAAAGTTCAATTCGGATAAATGCCGTGGGAATTCAACATTTAGctccttctcttcaaaaccAATTGTTTGGTAAGAGTAGTCCGCGGCTTGACGAAGATCTGATAAATATGGCAAAAAGACATCTCAAGTCAAACAACCTTATAGGTAAGAAATCCTCTTTGAACGACCCAATTGAGATACAACTACCATCATTGCAAGGTAACACATTAGATGAACACTTCTACAAGCTTGGATCCGCTAGCTTGGAACCTTATAACCCACTGATAGACGAACTTTTAAATTTGAATATCATAGAGCCTCAGTTTGAATTTGCATTCCAATCAGGTTGGACTCGTTATGCTCCTGGAGAGCCTTCGGAAAAGGTACCTTATCCTTTAGAAGATTCGTATTTTTTCGACGTGGAAACCATGTATAAAGTATCTCAATATCCTGTAATGGCAGTAGCTTTATCTGATAAAGCCTGGTACGGCTGGGTTTCTCCATATCTTACAGAAGAATCAACAACTAATGACCATTTAATCCCCCTGAATACTTTtgagactgaaaaatttatTGTGGGTCATAATGTATCCTATGATAGAGCTAGAGCCCTGGAAGAGTACAACTTGAAACAAACGAAAGCTTTCTGGATGGATACCATGGCTCTTCATGTATCAGTTTCAGGCATGTGCACAAGACAAAGAGGAACTTGGATTAAACATAACAAGAAAGAGCAAGAGAACACCATGTCTGTTGCCAGTATAAAGTCTAAAGTGCAGAATGAAGAACTACAAGAATTGCTTGACTCGACTAGCATAGAGGACCCAATGTTGGAAGATAACCCGTGGATAAATAAGAGTAGTCTGAACTCTCTTGAAAGAGTGGCAGAGTTTTACTGTaaaataaaattgaaaaaagatATTAGAAATAGCTTTGCAACAGAAGATCCGGATGAACTTAGAGGAAATTTTGACGAACTTATGCAGTACTGTGCCAAAGATGTTTTTGCCACAGGCAAAgtgtttcaaaaagtttatcCAAAGTTTAAAAAGTTGATTCCGCATCCTGTCAGCTTagcagctttgaaagatatttcATCCTGTATACTACCGACTACCACCAAATGGGAAGACTACATAGAAACTTCAGAGAGACTATACCAAGAAAGCAGAAGaatgattgaaaaaaatctGCATGTGATTTGCGAAGAGACTGTCaagttgaaagatgatCCTACGAAGCCCTGGGAGAATGATCCATGGTTATCTCAACTGGACTGGACAATTGACCCAATACGGCTTACCAAGAAGGGTGAAATTCACAAGAATCAAAAGCTTCCAGGGTATCCTAATTGGTATAAACAGCTTATTGTAAAAAATGAGCTGAAGCTCACGACCAAGACACGTACTTCAccattgttgttgaagttaGCATGGAATGGGAACCCCCTTTACTGGATTCAAACTCAAGGATGGTGCTTCAAAGTCCCCAAGAATAAAACAGAAGAGTATGAGAAACTTAATTTTGTTATGGTTTCACTCAAAAAATTATCCGAAGATCCAGGATTTGAAAGTATACGGGCTGAAGATTTAAAAAATTTCACGTTTGTTAAAGTTCCTCATCCCGATGGACCATCAGCTAGAGTAACAAACTGCATGACCAAGAGTTGCTTAGgtttttttgaaaaagggTTTCTTAACTCACAATATCCTCTTGCTAAAGATGCCCTTCAAATGGCAGTTGCATCCAGTTATTGGACTTCCTCAAGAGAACGTATCATGAACCAATTTgtagtttttgaagatgacaTGGGGTACATTTTACCACAGATTATACCTATGGGAACTATTACAAGACGAGCCGTCGAAAACACTTGGCTGACAGCTTCGAATGCCAAAAAGAACCGTTTAGGGTCtgagttgaaaagtttgatagAAGCTCCCAAGGGTTATTGCTTTGTTGGTGCTGATGTTGATAGTGAAGAGCTTTGGATTGCATCTTTAATTGGAGATTCTGTATTCAAAATTCATGGCGGAACTGCTATTGGGTGGATGACACTTGAAGGTACTAAGAATGAAGGTACTGatcttcattcaaaaacCGCAAAGATTCTGggaatttcaagaaatgaagCAAAGATCTTCAATTATGGGAGAATTTATGGTGCTGGTATCAAGTTTACCACTACTTTACTCAAAAAATTTAATCCCGCATTAAGTGACGCAGAAGCCAAAGCCACTGCCAATGCTTTGTACACTGCCACCAAAGGAATTTCTGGAAGATATGACAAGAAATCAATATGGTATGGAGGTTCTGAATCAattattttcaacagaTTAGAAGCAATTGCTGAAATGGCCCATCCAAAGACACCTGTTCTAGGAGCTGGAATTACTGCACCTTTACAAAAAGCCAACTTGAGTACCAATAATTTTCTTACTTCTCGTATCAATTGGGCTATTCAATCATCAGGAGTTGACTATCTGCATCTGTTAATAATCAGTATGGATTACCTtatcaaactgtttgatattgatgCCCGCTTGTGCATAACAGTACATGATGAAATTCGGTATCTGgtcaaagaagaggataAGTTCAGAGCTGCTTATGCGTTGCAAATCAGCAATTTATGGACTAGGGCCATGTTCTGTCAACAATTAGGAATTAACGAAGTCCCTCAGTCTTGTGCCTTTTTTAGTGCAGTTGATTTGGATTTTGTTTTACGGAAAGAAGTTGATCTTGATTGTGTTACACCTTCGAATCCCGATCCCATACCATGTGGAAAATCTTTAGATATTTATGAACTACTTCAGCAAGAGGATATAAAAGGGGCTGATTTTCCCCGGACAATGCACCTCAATGATGTGCATTATCGAAAAAGAACTCCGGTTATAGAAATGTTTGATAAAGCTGTGGATGACAAGACGAGAAAGTTTATGGTCTCTCTGCAGATTGCTCAAGATAAGACGGAGTTCACCAAATGGAAACGCTCTAGGGGAGAGTTAATTGTACATTAG
- a CDS encoding Subunit E of the eight-subunit V1 peripheral membrane domain of the vacuolar H+-ATPase (V-ATPase), with amino-acid sequence MSSNRALSDEQVENELKKMEVFIKKEAEEKAKEIRLKADEEYEIEKALIVRSEANAIDSLYDDRFKKASLAQQIKKSTIANKSRLKVLGEKEKILDDILETTQARLKDISKDSAAYEEVLVGLIEEGVLALFEKVVTVRVRKQDLKVAKKAAEKAAIQFEEKAKFPVQIAVSESEFLSDDLAGGVVLVNEDGRIEVDNTLEERLKLLSSGALPAVRLELFGISKTRKFFE; translated from the exons ATGTCATCCAACAGAGCTCTTAGTGACGAGCAG GTCGAAAatgaattgaagaagatggaGGTATTCATAAAGAAGGAGGCAGAAGAGaaagccaaagaaattAGATTGAAGGCTGACGAGGAGtatgaaattgaaaaggcTTTGATTGTTCGTTCGGAAGCCAACGCAATTGATTCTCTATATGATGATAGATTCAAGAAGGCCTCCCTTGCCCAACAAATTAAAAAGTCTACCATAGCAAATAAGAGTAGGCTGAAGGTGTTGGgagagaaggagaaaattttggatGATATCTTGGAAACCACACAAGCTAGACTAAAAgatatttccaaagactcCGCTGCATATGAAGAAGTTCTTGTGGGCCtgattgaagaaggtgttcttgctctttttgaaaaggtgGTTACCGTACGTGTTAGAAAACAGGATTTAAAGGTTGCCAAAAAAGCAGCTGAAAAAGCAGCAATTCAATTCGAAGAAAAGGCCAAATTTCCTGTTCAGATTGCAGTCTCCGAAAGCGAGTTTTTGAGTGATGACTTAGCTGGTGGTGTTGTCTTGGTTAATGAAGATGGACGAATTGAAGTAGACAAtactttggaagaaagattAAAGTTACTGTCTAGTGGAGCCTTGCCAGCTGTTAGGTTAGAGCTGTTTGGTATCTCCAAAACtagaaaattttttgagtAA
- a CDS encoding Mitochondrial inner membrane Mg(2+) channel, whose protein sequence is MLPLGRTIRPILNQKCMWSLQWKPQSLRTIIITPKSDHSSSLHASSPSSVPGPELAIPKILKPIAPSDSYISCTIFDETGKVKEISKKFPKTKFLTENGLFPRDLRKIDTSTVDVVPTIAVRPNCILVNLLYIKSIIKKDKTMIFDTSTVSSASKLGLFMYDLESKLTNKNSSHEFYEFRAIESILINVMSSLETELNHHVDKCGTILLDLENNVDRVKLRDLLINSKALTTFYQKALLIRNVLDELLDNDDDLLGMYLSDTNKTIENTDEIEMLLEAYYKQCDEFVQQAETLINDIKSTEEIVNIILDANRNSLMLFELKVTIYTLGFTVATTLPAFYGMNLKNYIEDSNFGFGGIFILSVLGAMVITVLNFKRLRTVQRLTMMLPNGPESRLIPQHTSKPPRFGRLKGWLTRHKKPLYDKDPKQRDMIWRWLVDKGK, encoded by the coding sequence ATGTTACCATTAGGTCGTACTATACGACCTATACTGAACCAGAAGTGCATGTGGAGCTTGCAATGGAAACCACAATCTCTTAGAACCATTATAATCACCCCCAAAAGCGATCactcttcatcattgcATGCATCATCACCGTCATCGGTTCCAGGCCCAGAACTGGCTATcccaaagattttgaaacctATAGCCCCAAGCGATAGCTACATCAGTTGTACTATTTTTGATGAGACAGGTAAAGTGAAAgaaatctccaaaaaattcCCCAAGACGAAATTCCTCACAGAGAATGGATTGTTCCCAAGAGATTTACGTAAGATTGATACGTCTACTGTTGATGTAGTTCCAACTATAGCAGTTCGGCCAAATTGCATCTTGGTGAATTTGTTATATATCAAGTCGATTATAAAGAAGGATAAAACTATGATATTTGACACTTCGACCGTGTCCAGTGCTTCAAAACTGGGGCTGTTCATGTACGACTTGGAATCCAAACTGACCAACAAAAATTCCAGTCATGAGTTCTACGAGTTTAGAGCCATTGAGAGTATCCTAATCAATGTCATGTCCTCTTTAGAGACCGAGTTAAATCACCACGTAGACAAGTGTGGTACCATCTTGTTGGATTTAGAGAATAATGTTGATAGGGTGAAATTACGAGACCTACTGATTAATTCCAAAGCGTTGACAACATTTTACCAGAAAGCTCTTCTAATCAGAAACGTTTTAGATGAGCTTCTAGATAACGACGATGACCTACTGGGAATGTACCTAAGTGATACCAACAAAACTATAGAAAACACGGACGAAATTGAAATGCTTTTGGAGGCATATTATAAGCAATGTGATGAGTTTGTCCAGCAGGCTGAAACTCTGatcaatgacatcaaaTCAACAGAAGAAATTGTCAACATTATTTTGGACGCTAACAGAAACTCGTTAATGCTTTTTGAATTGAAGGTTACAATATATACACTGGGGTTCACGGTAGCTACTACTCTTCCTGCCTTTTATGgaatgaacttgaagaactaCATCGAAGACAGCAATTTTGGATTCGGGGGCATTTTCATTCTATCCGTATTGGGAGCCATGGTCATTACCGTTCTGAATTTCAAAAGGCTAAGAACTGTTCAAAGGTTGACAATGATGTTACCAAATGGTCCTGAATCGAGGCTAATTCCTCAGCACACTTCAAAACCGCccagatttggaagattgaAAGGCTGGCTAACTCGTCATAAGAAACCACTGTACGATAAAGATCCCAAACAGAGAGACATGATTTGGAGATGGCTGGTCGATAAGGGCAAGTAA
- a CDS encoding RNA polymerase I subunit A43 — MSKRPITDEKEDSNKRRLTGIIPHSSNPVKNGVSQCFYRFSTDLYVSLAPCYFQDPVKGIRKQHLDSLIMSYFSEAKGIVLSYNNIQLSPENLQDSYAVAKISGESPFAFLWCSVDFLIWRPQVGDVVEGWAYLQTQSHIGLLVHDTFNATLRNSNIPSNWRFIPHEADEVDEDYEEDGVGENGAEKFRSLGYWVDQDNNPVDGKIKFTIKSIHTAGRVVSLEGTLLKPETEKDSLPVTKSFHKKFDERETVEFKEPSSQSPTTTTVEINLDGYHENENEEDEQVKDEDEADGTNGDDEVPKYETESSDSE; from the coding sequence ATGAGTAAACGTCCAATAACTGACgaaaaagaagattcaaacaaaagaagactTACAGGAATCATTCCACATAGTAGTAATCCGGTTAAGAATGGTGTGTCACAATGCTTCTACAGGTTTTCCACAGATTTATATGTATCTCTAGCTCCATGCTATTTTCAAGATCCGGTTAAGGGCATAAGAAAACAACATCTGGACTCTTTAATAATGTCATATTTTTCTGAAGCTAAAGGTATAGTGTTAAGTTACAATAATATCCAGTTGAGTCCTGAAAATTTGCAGGATTCTTATGCTGTGGCTAAAATTTCAGGTGAGTCCCCATTTGCATTTTTGTGGTGTTCTGTTGATTTCCTGATATGGAGACCTCAGGTAGGTGATGTGGTAGAAGGATGGGCGTATTTGCAAACCCAATCACATATAGGTCTATTGGTTCATGACACTTTCAACGCAACATTAAGGAATTCCAACATTCCGTCCAATTGGAGATTTATACCCCACGAAGCAGACGAAGTAGATGAAGATTACGAAGAAGATGGGGTCGGTGAGAATGGTGCCGAGAAGTTTAGATCTCTGGGATACTGGGTCGACCAAGATAATAACCCAGTGGATGGAAAAATAAAGTTCACTATTAAATCCATTCACACTGCCGGCAGGGTAGTGTCCCTAGAAGGAACTCTTCTTAAACCAGAAACGGAAAAGGACTCTTTACCAGTCACAAAAAGTTTCCATAAAAAATTCGACGAAAGGGAGACTGTAGAGTTTAAAGAACCTTCATCTCAATCTCCGACCACAACCACCGTGGAGATCAATTTGGATGGGTATCatgagaatgaaaatgaggaaGACGAGCAGGTAAAGGACGAAGATGAGGCTGACGGCACGAATGGAGATGATGAAGTACCCAAATACGAAACTGAATCATCGGACTCGGAATGA